The following proteins come from a genomic window of Shewanella halifaxensis HAW-EB4:
- a CDS encoding VF530 family DNA-binding protein → MIEHQQNNPLHGLKLETMLTELVKFYDYKVLYAALKLACFNLNPNMDSCIKFLKKTDWARERVEAFYLYRFKRMPKGNEAQMELKPRERGYADGIVPRKPEKLTVELVAEMRAKAMENYKEMKKNGSRPRYAKDKPKAQDSYAQNRRSGGKRPAASQDPTNPWGK, encoded by the coding sequence ATGATTGAACATCAACAGAACAACCCGCTTCACGGCTTAAAACTTGAAACTATGCTAACTGAGCTTGTGAAGTTTTATGATTACAAAGTGTTGTACGCCGCACTTAAATTGGCATGCTTTAATTTGAACCCGAATATGGATTCGTGCATTAAGTTTTTAAAAAAGACTGATTGGGCGAGGGAACGTGTAGAAGCATTTTACCTATACCGTTTTAAGCGCATGCCAAAAGGCAACGAAGCGCAGATGGAGCTAAAGCCACGAGAACGTGGTTATGCCGATGGTATTGTGCCGCGTAAGCCTGAAAAGTTAACTGTGGAGCTCGTTGCAGAGATGCGCGCAAAGGCCATGGAAAACTATAAGGAAATGAAGAAAAATGGTTCGCGTCCTCGCTACGCTAAAGACAAACCAAAAGCACAGGACTCTTATGCGCAAAACCGCCGCAGCGGTGGTAAGCGGCCAGCAGCGTCGCAAGATCCGACCAACCCTTGGGGTAAATAA
- a CDS encoding D-lyxose/D-mannose family sugar isomerase translates to MVNIHGKIAEQLNRSGIFLTKTEIECLEITDFGLNDFYNAGLIIHTYINTERCCAKELILLANQVCPEHVHPSSAALEGKEETFRCRFGRVSVFIEGNKTTQPCVELPADITNYTVFHEVVLNKGEQLTLKPNSKHWFKAHGEGAIVSEFSTTSNDDTDVFTNQKINRASRLSL, encoded by the coding sequence ATGGTTAACATCCATGGCAAGATTGCGGAGCAATTAAACCGATCAGGGATTTTTCTAACCAAGACCGAAATAGAGTGTCTTGAGATAACAGACTTTGGTTTGAATGACTTCTACAATGCGGGTCTAATCATTCATACCTACATTAATACCGAACGCTGCTGCGCCAAGGAGCTCATCCTGCTCGCTAATCAGGTTTGTCCTGAGCACGTTCACCCCTCAAGTGCTGCTCTAGAAGGTAAAGAGGAAACCTTTCGCTGTCGCTTTGGCAGAGTTAGTGTGTTTATTGAAGGCAATAAAACCACACAACCTTGTGTTGAGCTTCCTGCTGATATTACCAATTACACGGTTTTCCACGAAGTGGTACTAAATAAAGGCGAGCAGTTGACCTTAAAACCCAATTCAAAGCATTGGTTTAAGGCACACGGCGAAGGGGCTATCGTCTCTGAATTTTCAACGACGTCAAACGATGATACCGACGTTTTTACCAATCAAAAGATTAATAGAGCCAGCCGACTCAGCTTATAA
- a CDS encoding substrate-binding domain-containing protein, which translates to MKKTIISTLLGATLALSSGAAFAKDDIKIAVLMYGMKAEFVQLMEQAAYNHPLVKSGEVKITMYDGRYDALVQNDQAETAIRTNHDAIIINPMDFDANIDVVDMANDAGIPVIVTNARLNTDQMTAEVVSDDVQGGYLEAKFVMEQIGCKGNVVILEGPKGGSGEIQRGQGNEKAIAECPEGAVKVLERKTANWSRAEGMTLMENWLMKHQGKISGVIGQNDEMALGAIEAIEGTGDTVDNYVIAGIDGVTDALHAVNSDKMTSILQDANGQMQGSIDVALRHIIGEQYQPASAVWQQYADQLNWNNGLSKRYDIPWTVVNKQNVNELLEMRK; encoded by the coding sequence ATGAAAAAAACGATTATCTCTACATTACTTGGCGCAACGTTAGCGTTATCTTCTGGTGCAGCCTTTGCTAAAGACGACATTAAAATCGCGGTGTTAATGTACGGTATGAAGGCTGAGTTTGTTCAATTGATGGAGCAAGCTGCGTATAACCACCCGTTAGTAAAATCAGGTGAAGTAAAGATCACTATGTATGATGGTCGTTATGATGCGCTAGTTCAAAATGACCAGGCCGAGACAGCAATTCGTACTAACCATGATGCAATCATCATCAACCCTATGGATTTTGACGCCAATATTGATGTAGTGGATATGGCTAATGACGCCGGTATTCCTGTTATCGTTACCAATGCCCGCTTAAATACGGACCAAATGACTGCGGAAGTGGTTTCAGATGATGTTCAAGGTGGTTACTTAGAAGCTAAGTTTGTTATGGAGCAGATTGGCTGTAAGGGCAATGTCGTCATTCTTGAAGGCCCTAAGGGCGGCTCAGGTGAAATTCAGCGGGGTCAAGGCAATGAAAAGGCCATCGCTGAATGTCCAGAAGGTGCGGTTAAGGTACTTGAGCGTAAAACGGCAAACTGGTCTCGCGCAGAAGGTATGACCTTGATGGAAAACTGGCTAATGAAGCACCAAGGTAAAATTAGCGGTGTCATTGGTCAAAACGATGAGATGGCACTCGGCGCGATTGAAGCAATTGAAGGTACGGGTGACACAGTTGATAACTATGTGATTGCTGGTATCGACGGTGTGACGGATGCGTTGCATGCGGTTAATAGTGATAAAATGACTTCTATTTTGCAAGATGCTAATGGCCAAATGCAAGGTTCAATCGATGTGGCATTGCGTCATATTATCGGTGAGCAGTACCAGCCAGCTTCAGCAGTATGGCAGCAATATGCTGATCAATTGAACTGGAATAATGGCCTGTCTAAGCGCTATGACATTCCTTGGACTGTGGTTAACAAGCAAAACGTTAATGAGTTACTTGAGATGCGTAAGTAG
- a CDS encoding MATE family efflux transporter yields the protein MNHSGFQAKRLIQLALPVLIAQVTQTMMGFIDTVMAGRVSAVDMAAVAISASLWLPALLFVQGLLMAFTPVFAHHHGADNQKAIQPLAYQAAYIAIIGSVGVVLILSFAENIFTMMELEPEMARLGIGYLNGFMWGVPAFVLYQVLRGCSEGISYTLPTMVIGFVGLAVNIPANYIFIYGHFGMPAMGGAGCGVATALVFWAMLIAMIIYMQFHKKFKELAPFKSFHMPDFKVMFDMTKHGFPIAMALFFEVSLFAIIALLLAPLGATVVAGHQIALNFSSIVFMLPLSLGIAVSIRVGYYLGQDKPEIAALVTKLALMISFSLAACTAIITVLFRNEIALLYNDNPEVVALAGSLMFYAAFYQLSDSVQVVTAGALRGYKDTRSAFYITLVSYWGVGMTLGYTLARTDIIVPHMGAQGFWIGLIAGLTSAAIMFAARLRYVQKRGVIHSAI from the coding sequence ATGAACCATTCTGGCTTTCAAGCCAAACGCTTAATTCAATTAGCACTGCCAGTGCTAATCGCTCAAGTAACACAAACTATGATGGGCTTTATTGACACCGTCATGGCCGGTCGCGTCAGTGCCGTCGATATGGCAGCCGTTGCTATCAGTGCTAGCTTGTGGCTACCTGCCTTGCTGTTTGTTCAAGGTTTATTAATGGCCTTTACACCAGTATTTGCTCACCATCATGGTGCAGACAATCAAAAGGCGATTCAACCATTAGCTTACCAAGCTGCTTATATTGCCATAATTGGCAGTGTGGGTGTGGTGCTTATCCTCTCATTTGCAGAGAATATTTTCACCATGATGGAGCTTGAGCCCGAAATGGCCAGGCTCGGTATTGGATATTTAAATGGCTTCATGTGGGGCGTACCTGCATTCGTGCTTTATCAAGTATTAAGAGGTTGTAGCGAAGGGATCTCATATACCTTGCCCACTATGGTCATAGGTTTTGTCGGCTTAGCCGTTAACATCCCAGCTAACTACATCTTTATCTATGGTCACTTTGGTATGCCTGCTATGGGCGGCGCGGGTTGTGGTGTTGCTACTGCATTAGTGTTCTGGGCAATGCTTATCGCCATGATTATCTATATGCAATTCCATAAGAAGTTTAAAGAGCTTGCTCCGTTCAAATCTTTTCACATGCCAGACTTTAAAGTCATGTTCGATATGACAAAACATGGCTTTCCGATAGCTATGGCGTTGTTTTTTGAAGTGAGTTTATTTGCAATCATCGCACTATTACTTGCACCTTTAGGCGCAACTGTTGTCGCTGGACATCAGATAGCACTTAACTTTTCATCGATTGTATTTATGTTGCCATTGTCACTCGGTATCGCAGTATCAATTCGTGTCGGCTATTACCTAGGACAAGACAAGCCTGAAATTGCAGCCTTAGTGACCAAGCTAGCACTGATGATCTCGTTTTCGTTAGCAGCCTGTACCGCGATCATTACTGTGCTATTTAGAAATGAAATCGCACTACTTTATAATGACAACCCAGAAGTAGTAGCGCTGGCAGGTAGCTTAATGTTCTATGCTGCTTTCTATCAGTTATCAGATTCAGTTCAAGTCGTTACCGCTGGTGCTCTGCGTGGATATAAAGATACCCGCAGCGCGTTTTACATCACCTTAGTTTCGTACTGGGGTGTGGGGATGACCTTAGGTTATACATTGGCCCGTACCGATATCATCGTGCCACATATGGGCGCTCAAGGATTCTGGATAGGGCTAATTGCCGGTCTTACGAGCGCTGCGATAATGTTTGCCGCACGCTTGAGATACGTTCAAAAAAGGGGTGTTATTCACTCTGCAATCTAA
- the trxB gene encoding thioredoxin-disulfide reductase has translation MTQARHCELLILGSGPAGYTAAVYAARANLKPVLITGIQQGGQLTTTTEVENWPGDAEDLTGPALMERMQKHAEKFETEIIFDHINEVNLNVRPFKLKGDNGEFTCDSLIISTGASAMYLGLESEEAFKGRGVSACATCDGFFYRNQKVAVIGGGNTAVEEALYLSNIASEVHLIHRRDSFRSEKILTKRLMDKVESGNIILHLDNTLDEVVGDQMGVTGLKMKSTKDDSITDLEVAGVFVAIGHKPNTEMFEGQLEMNNGYIKVQSGLDGNATQTSIEGVFAAGDVMDQHYRQAITSAGTGCMAALDAERFLDAKN, from the coding sequence ATGACCCAAGCTAGACATTGTGAACTACTTATTCTGGGTTCTGGCCCAGCAGGCTACACCGCTGCAGTTTATGCCGCTCGCGCAAATTTAAAGCCTGTATTGATCACAGGTATTCAGCAAGGTGGACAATTAACCACCACGACTGAAGTTGAAAACTGGCCAGGCGATGCAGAAGATCTTACCGGTCCTGCACTAATGGAGCGTATGCAAAAGCATGCAGAGAAGTTTGAAACAGAGATCATTTTTGATCACATTAACGAAGTTAACTTAAACGTGCGCCCTTTTAAGCTTAAAGGTGACAACGGTGAGTTCACCTGTGACTCTCTAATCATCTCTACTGGCGCATCAGCCATGTATTTAGGTCTGGAGTCTGAAGAAGCGTTTAAAGGCCGCGGCGTATCAGCTTGTGCTACTTGTGATGGATTCTTCTACCGTAACCAAAAAGTTGCTGTCATTGGTGGTGGTAACACCGCTGTTGAAGAAGCACTTTACCTAAGTAACATCGCATCTGAAGTTCACCTTATTCACCGCCGCGATAGTTTCCGCAGTGAAAAAATCTTAACTAAGCGCCTAATGGACAAAGTTGAGAGCGGCAACATCATTCTACATTTAGATAATACGCTTGATGAAGTTGTTGGCGATCAAATGGGTGTGACAGGCCTTAAGATGAAGAGCACCAAAGACGACAGCATCACAGATCTTGAAGTTGCGGGTGTATTCGTAGCTATCGGCCATAAGCCAAACACCGAAATGTTTGAAGGCCAACTAGAGATGAACAATGGCTACATCAAAGTTCAAAGTGGTCTCGATGGTAATGCCACACAAACTAGCATCGAAGGTGTATTTGCTGCAGGCGATGTCATGGATCAACATTACCGCCAAGCTATTACCTCTGCAGGTACTGGCTGTATGGCAGCATTAGATGCAGAGCGTTTCCTAGACGCGAAGAACTAA
- the rpmI gene encoding 50S ribosomal protein L35, translating into MPKMKTDKGVQKRFKKTANGFKRKQAHLRHILTKKSTKRKRHLRAKCQVAKSDVPAIARQLPYA; encoded by the coding sequence ATGCCTAAAATGAAAACAGACAAGGGTGTACAAAAGCGTTTTAAGAAGACCGCTAACGGTTTTAAGCGCAAGCAAGCCCATTTACGTCATATTTTGACCAAGAAGAGCACTAAGCGTAAACGTCACTTACGTGCAAAATGTCAAGTAGCTAAGTCTGATGTGCCAGCAATCGCACGTCAACTACCATACGCTTAA
- a CDS encoding riboflavin synthase codes for MFTGIVQATCEVLAIDKKLGLNTLQIAIGPDLREGLSLGASVANNGVCLTVTRIEDDRVFFDVMEETLKLTNLSKLRVGSQVNIERSLTFGSEIGGHILSGHVHTQAEVDLVSSTDEHYDIRLKVEPKWMNYILYKGFVGVNGCSLTVGEVTDTSFMLHLIPETLKLTNLDSYVKGDKINIEIDSQTQAIVDTVERVLAKRFENQ; via the coding sequence ATGTTTACAGGTATAGTTCAAGCAACATGTGAAGTGTTGGCGATAGATAAGAAATTAGGCTTAAACACGCTACAAATCGCAATTGGGCCGGATTTGCGCGAGGGACTTTCACTAGGGGCAAGTGTCGCAAATAACGGTGTTTGTTTAACAGTTACAAGAATAGAAGATGATAGGGTGTTTTTCGATGTAATGGAAGAGACCCTTAAGCTAACTAACCTATCAAAACTGAGAGTCGGATCACAGGTTAACATCGAGCGCTCTTTAACGTTCGGAAGTGAGATTGGTGGCCATATTTTATCGGGCCATGTACACACTCAAGCTGAAGTTGATTTGGTCAGCTCAACTGACGAGCATTATGACATTCGTTTGAAGGTTGAGCCTAAGTGGATGAACTACATTCTGTATAAAGGTTTCGTTGGCGTGAATGGTTGCAGCTTGACCGTTGGTGAGGTGACTGACACTAGTTTTATGTTGCACTTAATTCCTGAAACGCTAAAACTAACCAATTTAGATAGCTATGTTAAAGGCGATAAAATCAACATAGAAATAGACAGCCAGACCCAAGCGATAGTTGATACCGTTGAGCGAGTACTCGCTAAGCGTTTTGAAAATCAATAA
- the infC gene encoding translation initiation factor IF-3 yields the protein MKIKKTAGRQAAPNRINELITGVTEVRLNGLDGEQLGILTIREAQEVADEAGVDLVEISPNAEPPVCRVMDYGKFLFDKAKAQKEQKKKQKIVQVKEIKFRPGTDENDYQVKLRNLTRFLEDGDKAKVTLRFRGREMAHQSLGMDLLNRIKADLEVIAVVESFPKMEGRQAVMVLAPKKK from the coding sequence ATAAAGATCAAAAAAACAGCAGGGCGCCAGGCGGCCCCGAACAGAATTAACGAGCTCATTACTGGTGTAACAGAAGTCCGTCTTAACGGTCTTGACGGTGAGCAACTAGGCATCTTGACTATTAGAGAAGCACAGGAAGTAGCTGATGAAGCAGGTGTTGATTTAGTAGAAATCAGTCCTAATGCTGAGCCGCCAGTTTGTCGTGTTATGGACTACGGTAAGTTCCTTTTTGACAAAGCCAAAGCTCAAAAAGAACAAAAGAAGAAGCAGAAAATTGTACAGGTGAAGGAAATTAAATTCCGTCCCGGTACAGACGAAAACGATTACCAGGTAAAACTACGCAACCTGACTCGTTTTCTAGAAGACGGCGACAAAGCGAAAGTAACGCTGCGTTTCCGTGGTCGTGAGATGGCTCACCAAAGCCTAGGTATGGATCTTTTGAACCGTATCAAAGCTGATTTGGAAGTCATTGCAGTCGTGGAGTCTTTCCCGAAAATGGAAGGTCGCCAAGCTGTTATGGTTCTCGCGCCGAAAAAGAAATAG
- the rplT gene encoding 50S ribosomal protein L20 — MPRVKRGVTARARHKKVLKLAKGYYGARSRTYRVAVQAVTKAGQYAYRDRRQKKRQFRQLWIARINAASRQNGLSYSRFINGLKKASIEIDRKILADIAVFDKVVFATLVEKAKDALAK; from the coding sequence ATGCCTAGAGTTAAGCGTGGTGTAACCGCTCGTGCTCGTCACAAGAAAGTACTTAAATTAGCTAAAGGTTATTATGGCGCTCGTAGCCGTACTTACCGTGTTGCTGTTCAAGCAGTAACTAAAGCTGGTCAATATGCTTACCGTGACCGTCGTCAGAAGAAACGTCAATTCCGTCAACTATGGATTGCACGTATCAATGCGGCATCTCGTCAAAATGGTCTATCTTATAGCCGTTTCATTAATGGTTTGAAAAAAGCATCAATCGAAATCGACCGTAAGATCCTGGCTGACATCGCTGTTTTCGATAAAGTTGTATTTGCAACTTTAGTTGAAAAAGCAAAAGACGCTTTAGCTAAGTAA
- the thrS gene encoding threonine--tRNA ligase, with amino-acid sequence MPVITLPDGSKREFANPVSTLDVAADIGPGLAKACIAGRVNGELKDACDIIETDSELSIITAKDEEGVEILRHSCAHLLGHAIKQLFPETKMAIGPVIDNGFYYDIDLDHKLTQEDIDALEKRMAALAKTNYAVDKRVVSWQEARDTFEARGEDYKMAILDENIPKDSTPALYHHEEYIDMCRGPHVPNMKFCQNFKLMSVAGAYWRGNSDNKMLQRVYGTAWADKKALKVHLNRLEEAAKRDHRKIGKQLDLYHMQEEAPGMVFWHNDGWSLFLELEKFIRQKLGQYTYQEVKGPLMMDRVLWERSGHWDKYSDAMFTTSSENREYAIKPMNCPGHVQIFNQGLKSYRDLPLRMAEFGCCHRNEPSGSLHGLMRVRGFTQDDAHIFCTEEQVQQEVSACIRMVYDTYATFGFSNIVVKLSTRPEKRIGDDDMWDRAEEALKKALKANDIEFEILPGEGAFYGPKIEFTLHDCLDRAWQCGTVQLDYALPGRLGATYVAEDNSRQTPVMIHRAILGSLERFLGILIEEYAGKFPAWLSPVQVVVMNITDKQSDYVDNVVNLFKEHGIRATKDLRNEKIGFKIREHTLRRVPYLLVVGDQEMENNEVAVRTREGVDLGKMQLEEFATKLKNQISLRSLNLLED; translated from the coding sequence ATGCCTGTTATTACACTTCCTGACGGAAGCAAACGTGAGTTTGCTAACCCTGTTTCTACTTTAGATGTTGCTGCCGATATTGGTCCTGGTCTTGCTAAAGCGTGTATCGCTGGTCGCGTGAACGGTGAGCTTAAAGATGCGTGCGATATAATTGAAACTGATTCAGAACTTTCAATCATCACAGCTAAAGATGAAGAGGGCGTAGAAATTCTTCGTCACTCATGCGCTCACTTGCTTGGACATGCGATCAAGCAACTGTTCCCAGAAACCAAAATGGCTATCGGCCCAGTTATCGATAATGGTTTCTACTATGACATTGACTTAGATCATAAGTTGACTCAGGAAGACATCGATGCGTTAGAAAAGCGCATGGCAGCACTTGCAAAGACAAACTACGCCGTTGATAAGCGTGTTGTGAGCTGGCAAGAAGCGCGTGATACCTTTGAAGCGCGTGGTGAAGATTACAAGATGGCGATCTTGGATGAAAACATCCCGAAAGATTCTACGCCAGCGCTTTATCACCATGAAGAATATATCGACATGTGTCGTGGTCCGCACGTACCAAACATGAAGTTCTGTCAGAACTTTAAGTTGATGAGTGTTGCTGGTGCATATTGGCGCGGTAACTCTGACAACAAGATGTTGCAGCGTGTTTACGGTACAGCATGGGCAGACAAGAAAGCCCTTAAAGTACACCTTAACCGTCTTGAAGAAGCGGCTAAGCGTGACCACCGTAAAATTGGTAAGCAGCTTGACCTTTACCATATGCAAGAAGAAGCACCTGGCATGGTGTTCTGGCATAACGATGGTTGGAGCCTGTTCCTAGAGCTTGAGAAGTTTATTCGTCAAAAGCTTGGTCAGTACACCTACCAGGAAGTTAAAGGTCCATTAATGATGGACCGAGTATTGTGGGAACGTAGTGGTCACTGGGATAAGTACTCAGACGCTATGTTTACAACAAGCTCAGAAAACCGTGAGTACGCTATTAAGCCAATGAACTGCCCTGGCCACGTTCAGATCTTTAACCAAGGTCTTAAGTCATACCGTGACTTGCCACTTCGTATGGCTGAATTTGGTTGTTGTCACCGTAATGAGCCATCGGGTTCACTACACGGCCTAATGCGCGTTCGTGGCTTTACTCAAGATGACGCACATATTTTCTGTACTGAAGAGCAAGTTCAGCAAGAAGTGAGTGCGTGTATCAGGATGGTGTACGACACATACGCAACATTCGGTTTTAGCAATATCGTTGTTAAGCTATCGACTCGCCCTGAAAAGCGTATCGGTGATGACGATATGTGGGATCGTGCAGAAGAAGCGCTTAAGAAAGCACTTAAAGCAAACGACATCGAATTTGAAATTTTACCGGGCGAGGGTGCGTTCTACGGACCTAAAATTGAATTTACATTGCATGACTGTCTAGACAGAGCGTGGCAATGTGGTACAGTGCAGCTCGATTATGCTCTGCCGGGTCGTTTAGGTGCAACTTATGTTGCTGAAGATAACAGTCGTCAAACACCTGTTATGATCCACCGTGCGATTTTGGGGTCATTAGAGCGTTTCTTGGGTATTCTAATTGAAGAGTACGCAGGCAAGTTCCCAGCTTGGTTGTCACCAGTTCAAGTTGTTGTCATGAATATTACCGATAAACAGTCCGATTATGTGGATAATGTCGTTAATTTATTTAAAGAACATGGAATTCGTGCAACTAAAGACTTGAGGAATGAGAAGATTGGCTTTAAAATACGTGAACATACTTTAAGGCGAGTGCCTTATTTGCTGGTCGTTGGCGATCAGGAAATGGAAAATAATGAAGTAGCGGTGCGTACCCGTGAAGGAGTTGACTTAGGTAAGATGCAACTCGAAGAGTTTGCAACTAAGCTCAAAAACCAGATTTCGCTCCGTAGTCTCAATTTGTTGGAGGATTAG
- a CDS encoding ABC transporter permease codes for MNTSVATDKSLRLPITRLKPVLHKYGIVLAFLFICATIAVLGELCIHNGMWDSNYFLTQANLLSVLRQVSINGILAVGMTFVIIVAGVDLSVGSVLALAGIVAARFVTNSSNMLIGGFDSPILLPLMVAICIGAICGFLNGYIISKFRLQAFIVTMGMLSVARGMTMLTTDGNPVSSLDRGFRALGNSYTFGIPTPVVIFAVIFAAAWFLLNKTVFGRYVFAVGGNEKSAQTSGIDVHKVKVAVYTLCGVTAAIAGLILTARTGSAQTSAGFGYELDAIAAVVIGGTSMAGGLGTLTGTLFGVLIIGVMNNGLDLLGVQSYYQQIIKGLLIVAAVMLDPSRKQSR; via the coding sequence ATGAATACATCTGTTGCTACAGATAAAAGTTTAAGATTGCCAATAACTCGACTGAAACCCGTGTTGCATAAATATGGCATTGTGCTTGCCTTTCTATTTATATGCGCCACGATTGCTGTTTTAGGCGAGCTTTGTATCCATAATGGCATGTGGGACAGTAACTATTTTCTGACTCAAGCTAACTTACTGTCAGTGCTACGCCAAGTCTCTATTAATGGCATTTTAGCCGTAGGCATGACCTTTGTGATTATCGTGGCTGGCGTGGATCTCTCTGTGGGTTCAGTACTGGCACTCGCTGGTATTGTTGCTGCGCGCTTTGTTACCAACTCATCGAATATGTTGATTGGTGGTTTTGATTCGCCAATCCTTCTGCCGCTAATGGTAGCTATCTGTATCGGTGCCATCTGCGGCTTTTTGAACGGTTACATTATCTCAAAGTTCCGCCTGCAAGCCTTTATCGTAACCATGGGAATGCTTTCTGTTGCTCGCGGCATGACCATGCTGACGACTGACGGCAATCCAGTTTCTTCGCTTGATCGCGGGTTTCGTGCACTAGGTAATAGCTACACGTTCGGCATACCGACACCCGTGGTGATTTTTGCGGTTATTTTTGCCGCCGCGTGGTTCTTATTGAATAAGACGGTTTTTGGTCGCTATGTATTTGCTGTGGGCGGTAACGAGAAATCGGCGCAAACCTCGGGGATCGACGTACATAAGGTCAAGGTTGCCGTTTATACCTTGTGTGGCGTGACGGCGGCCATTGCAGGTTTGATCCTTACCGCGCGCACAGGCTCTGCTCAAACAAGCGCAGGTTTTGGCTATGAGCTCGATGCTATTGCTGCCGTTGTTATTGGTGGCACATCAATGGCAGGGGGACTTGGAACGTTAACCGGAACCCTGTTTGGTGTATTGATTATTGGTGTAATGAACAACGGTTTAGATCTGCTCGGAGTGCAATCTTACTATCAACAAATCATTAAAGGCTTGCTCATCGTTGCGGCGGTGATGCTAGACCCATCTAGAAAGCAATCTCGTTAA
- a CDS encoding CPXCG motif-containing cysteine-rich protein encodes MRFINKTISCPHCGHHQHINIDATCGDQDYYEDCRVCCNPIHMRLHMDEAQHKIEFFIDSDDEQIY; translated from the coding sequence ATGAGATTCATCAACAAGACGATTAGCTGTCCCCATTGCGGACACCACCAACATATCAATATCGATGCAACTTGTGGCGACCAAGATTATTATGAAGATTGCCGAGTGTGTTGTAACCCAATCCATATGCGTCTACATATGGATGAAGCACAGCATAAGATTGAGTTTTTTATTGACTCAGATGACGAGCAGATCTACTAA
- a CDS encoding pteridine reductase, translating to MTTWALVTGAAKRIGLAIATQLHDDGYNIVIHYGQSVNEAQALCDKLNTKRAGSAIMTQANLAQADAVNQLVSQIKSSQLSLSVLINNAASFTPTPTAEATFAQAQQLLATNLITPYLLSEALSPLLARHNGCIINLLDIHGRRPLKDHGLYSISKAALEMATLSLAQELAPDVRVNGVSPGAILWPEQSDKQSQQAVLSAIPLAKLGHPEDIAKLVSHLVSSSYISGQVIAVDGGRSAVGFMGA from the coding sequence ATGACAACTTGGGCATTAGTCACAGGTGCAGCAAAACGGATTGGGCTCGCTATTGCGACTCAGCTTCATGATGATGGCTATAATATTGTCATTCATTATGGGCAATCAGTTAATGAAGCCCAAGCATTATGCGATAAGCTCAATACAAAGCGCGCTGGTTCTGCAATCATGACGCAGGCAAACTTAGCTCAAGCTGACGCGGTAAATCAGCTAGTCTCACAAATTAAATCATCTCAGCTCTCACTGTCGGTCTTAATCAATAACGCTGCTAGTTTTACTCCGACCCCCACTGCTGAAGCCACCTTTGCACAAGCACAACAATTGCTTGCGACAAACCTAATTACACCTTACTTACTATCGGAAGCATTAAGTCCGTTATTGGCTAGGCATAACGGCTGCATAATTAACTTGCTAGATATCCATGGGCGACGACCACTAAAAGATCATGGACTATACTCTATATCTAAGGCTGCACTTGAGATGGCGACGTTATCATTGGCTCAAGAGTTGGCACCAGATGTACGCGTTAATGGTGTATCACCCGGCGCAATTTTATGGCCAGAACAGTCTGATAAACAGTCGCAACAAGCGGTGTTAAGTGCAATCCCGTTAGCTAAGCTTGGTCACCCTGAAGATATTGCCAAGCTTGTTTCTCACTTAGTCAGTTCGTCTTATATCTCGGGCCAGGTCATTGCTGTAGATGGAGGACGAAGCGCAGTAGGATTTATGGGAGCGTGA